From a single Asticcacaulis sp. MM231 genomic region:
- a CDS encoding ATP-binding protein translates to MEPPTLVKALLRLSRRKLALLSLSVLIGLALVVAAYHIAYDRALDGLTQDVRTSAQLRVSALQSEIDKQRAVPAVLASDSDVKAALQQPTRSGLDLISAKLESLRHETHGAVIYLLDRHGVAVAASNWNRPESFVGSAYGFRRYFSDAVRKTEAAEFALGTVSHRPGLFLSHSVVTEGRLIGVVVVKLEFDSLESDWARLKDTAFVTDNRHLVIITARDNWRFKSPPAAPPDQISLALDVKGMTGWQLHLYRSAAAARQAGLAAAAILLLIEVLLAGTILWAWRRRENLRLKAQSDQAYLTRLERDVGDRTHALRYANDKLSEEIEERRNAQTRLNELQADLVQANKLAQLGQITAGVAHEINQPLATIRVLADNALSGLKPAAIQTNLETIVRMSERIGHITGELRAFSRKATGESEPTSVSEAVEGSILLTHSRLKSHKVRFQRPKIDAGLKVWGERVRLEQVLVNLLQNAFEAVESVASPTVTLRLEDQGDTLRLIIEDNGPGLPETIRKALFIPFKTTKPKGLGLGLVIARDIVSDFGGELMADSDVAHGARFIVSLRKVSP, encoded by the coding sequence TTGGAACCGCCGACTCTCGTCAAGGCCTTGCTGCGTTTGTCACGCCGCAAGCTTGCGCTCTTGAGCCTTAGCGTCCTCATTGGGCTCGCTCTGGTCGTCGCGGCCTATCATATCGCCTACGATCGCGCACTTGATGGCCTGACCCAGGACGTCCGGACATCGGCGCAACTGCGCGTCTCGGCGCTGCAAAGCGAGATTGACAAACAACGCGCTGTCCCGGCGGTCCTGGCCTCTGACAGTGACGTGAAAGCAGCCCTACAACAGCCGACACGCTCGGGCCTTGATCTTATCTCGGCCAAGCTGGAGAGCCTGCGTCACGAAACCCATGGCGCCGTCATCTATCTGCTCGACCGGCACGGCGTCGCCGTCGCCGCCAGCAACTGGAACCGGCCCGAAAGCTTTGTCGGCTCGGCCTACGGCTTTCGCCGCTATTTCAGCGATGCCGTCCGCAAGACCGAAGCGGCCGAATTCGCCCTGGGCACGGTCAGCCACCGTCCCGGCCTGTTCCTGTCGCACAGCGTCGTGACGGAGGGCCGACTGATCGGCGTCGTCGTGGTCAAGCTGGAGTTCGATAGCCTTGAATCCGACTGGGCCCGCCTCAAGGATACGGCCTTCGTGACCGATAACCGCCATCTGGTCATCATCACGGCGCGGGACAACTGGCGGTTCAAAAGCCCACCGGCCGCGCCTCCTGATCAGATCAGCCTCGCGCTCGACGTCAAGGGCATGACCGGCTGGCAGCTTCACCTCTATCGCTCTGCCGCAGCGGCCCGCCAAGCCGGTCTGGCCGCTGCGGCGATTCTGCTGCTCATTGAAGTCTTGCTGGCGGGCACGATTCTGTGGGCGTGGCGGCGACGCGAAAATCTGCGCCTCAAGGCTCAGTCCGATCAGGCCTATCTGACGCGTCTGGAGCGCGATGTCGGCGATCGCACCCACGCGCTGCGCTATGCCAATGACAAGCTCTCCGAAGAGATCGAGGAACGGCGCAACGCCCAGACACGGCTTAACGAACTGCAGGCCGATCTGGTTCAGGCCAACAAGCTGGCGCAGCTCGGCCAGATCACCGCCGGCGTGGCGCACGAAATCAACCAGCCGCTGGCGACCATCCGGGTTCTGGCCGATAACGCCCTGAGCGGTCTGAAACCGGCCGCCATCCAGACGAATCTGGAGACGATCGTGCGCATGAGCGAGCGCATCGGTCATATCACCGGCGAGTTGCGCGCCTTCTCGCGCAAGGCCACGGGCGAAAGCGAACCCACCTCGGTCAGCGAGGCGGTCGAGGGCTCGATCCTGCTCACGCACAGCCGGCTTAAATCGCACAAGGTCCGCTTTCAGCGCCCCAAAATCGACGCGGGTCTTAAGGTCTGGGGCGAACGCGTGCGGCTGGAGCAGGTGCTCGTCAACCTGTTGCAGAACGCCTTTGAAGCGGTCGAGAGCGTTGCCAGTCCAACCGTTACCCTGCGCCTTGAGGATCAGGGCGACACCCTGCGCCTGATCATCGAGGACAATGGCCCCGGCCTGCCGGAAACCATCCGGAAGGCGCTGTTCATCCCCTTCAAGACCACCAAACCGAAGGGGCTGGGCCTGGGCCTCGTCATCGCCCGCGACATCGTCTCCGATTTCGGCGGCGAGCTGATGGCCGATAGCGACGTGGCGCACGGCGCGCGCTTTATAGTTTCGCTGCGCAAGGTTTCGCCATGA
- a CDS encoding sigma-54 dependent transcriptional regulator, whose product MTAATILFIDDDDDLRAAHVQGLELAGFTLRSFAGGHDALKGLTPDFAGVVVTDVRMPGMDGFEVFKRIQAIDDTIPVVLITGHGDVPMAVRALKDGAYDFLTKPFAMDTLSAALRRALEARRLILENRQLRALYTAAGDDEDRLLGESSVMQHLRQTIAQIAAADVDILIAGETGVGKERVARTIHRQSDRRHKPFIQVNCAVMPDSIFAAELFGVDSGARLEAGAPLSRRSVGKIEKAQKGTLFLDDIEGLSLPLQAKLLRVVEARELWVLGADEPRPVELRIIASSRSDLSQAMEAGAFRADLYYRLSGVTLKVPPLRNRKDDILLLFQHCLVAASARLKRSAPPLTAELSRHLQAHDWPGNVRELEQYAERYALGLEVATAAELDSFDGDQGLSARVAAFEAALLRETLSGCQGSAAEAMKRLKLPRKTFYDKLNRYRIDIRAFR is encoded by the coding sequence ATGACCGCCGCCACGATCCTGTTTATCGACGATGATGACGATCTGCGCGCCGCACACGTGCAGGGGCTCGAACTGGCCGGCTTCACCCTCCGGTCTTTCGCCGGCGGACACGACGCGCTGAAAGGCCTCACGCCTGACTTCGCCGGCGTCGTGGTGACCGATGTGCGGATGCCCGGCATGGACGGTTTCGAGGTCTTCAAACGTATTCAGGCCATCGACGACACCATTCCGGTCGTGCTGATCACCGGGCATGGCGATGTGCCGATGGCCGTCAGGGCGTTGAAAGACGGCGCCTACGACTTCCTCACCAAGCCCTTCGCCATGGATACGCTGAGCGCGGCCCTGCGCCGCGCGCTTGAAGCGCGCCGTCTGATCCTGGAAAACCGCCAGCTTCGCGCGCTCTATACCGCCGCCGGAGACGACGAGGACCGCCTCTTGGGTGAGAGCTCCGTCATGCAGCACCTGCGCCAGACGATCGCGCAGATCGCCGCGGCCGATGTCGATATCCTGATCGCGGGCGAAACCGGGGTCGGCAAGGAACGGGTGGCGCGCACCATCCACCGCCAGAGCGATCGCCGGCACAAGCCCTTCATTCAGGTCAATTGCGCGGTGATGCCGGATTCGATCTTCGCTGCCGAGCTCTTCGGCGTCGACTCGGGCGCACGGCTCGAAGCCGGCGCGCCCTTGTCACGCCGCAGTGTGGGCAAGATTGAAAAGGCCCAGAAGGGCACGCTCTTTCTCGATGATATCGAAGGCCTGAGCCTGCCGCTCCAAGCCAAGTTGCTGCGCGTCGTCGAAGCGCGCGAACTGTGGGTTCTGGGCGCCGATGAACCGAGGCCGGTTGAGTTGCGCATCATCGCCTCAAGCCGCAGCGATCTCAGTCAGGCGATGGAGGCCGGCGCCTTCCGGGCCGACCTCTATTACCGCCTGAGCGGGGTGACCCTCAAAGTGCCACCGCTCAGAAACCGCAAGGACGACATTCTCTTGCTGTTCCAGCACTGTCTTGTCGCTGCGTCCGCCCGCCTCAAACGCTCCGCTCCGCCCCTAACCGCCGAGCTCAGCCGACATCTGCAGGCGCACGACTGGCCGGGCAATGTGCGCGAACTTGAACAATATGCCGAACGCTACGCCCTGGGGCTTGAGGTGGCCACAGCGGCCGAGTTGGATTCCTTCGATGGCGATCAGGGCTTGTCAGCGCGTGTCGCCGCCTTCGAAGCCGCGCTGCTGCGCGAAACGCTTTCTGGCTGTCAGGGCAGCGCTGCCGAAGCCATGAAGCGCCTCAAGCTGCCGCGCAAAACCTTTTACGACAAGCTCAACCGCTACAGGATTGATATCCGGGCGTTCCGGTAA
- a CDS encoding DUF2171 domain-containing protein: protein MVDAADIHEHADVIGADGVHVGTVDRVEGHRIKLKKLEVESNARKGHHHFIDLGLVADIEGDQVRLSANADVAVTLEEEEDGDGV from the coding sequence ATGGTAGATGCAGCAGATATTCATGAACATGCGGACGTTATCGGCGCCGATGGCGTTCATGTCGGCACGGTGGACCGCGTTGAAGGCCATCGCATCAAGCTTAAAAAGCTTGAGGTGGAAAGCAATGCGCGCAAGGGCCATCACCACTTCATCGACCTTGGGCTTGTCGCCGACATAGAAGGCGATCAGGTGCGGCTGTCGGCCAATGCCGATGTCGCTGTGACGCTTGAGGAAGAAGAAGACGGCGATGGTGTCTGA
- a CDS encoding helix-turn-helix transcriptional regulator, with protein MSTEVKDINPVDLHVGMRVRSRRKSLGLTQEALAKSIGLTFQQVQKYERGANRISASKLYEMALFLKVPVSFFYEGFVPGSNGEPFMESASERSVHDFLATGEGIELAEAFPRIKGALRRRKILELVRAMSLDADDAPVRERH; from the coding sequence ATGTCAACTGAAGTAAAAGATATCAACCCCGTCGATCTCCATGTCGGCATGCGGGTGCGTTCCCGCCGCAAGTCCCTCGGCCTGACGCAGGAAGCTCTGGCCAAGTCGATCGGCCTGACATTTCAGCAGGTGCAAAAATATGAGCGCGGCGCCAACCGCATCAGCGCATCGAAGCTGTATGAAATGGCGCTCTTCCTGAAAGTGCCGGTGAGCTTCTTTTACGAAGGCTTTGTACCCGGCAGCAACGGCGAGCCCTTCATGGAATCGGCATCGGAACGCTCGGTCCATGATTTCCTGGCTACCGGTGAGGGTATCGAACTGGCCGAGGCCTTTCCGCGCATCAAGGGCGCTCTGCGCCGCCGCAAGATCCTCGAACTGGTGCGGGCTATGAGCCTTGACGCAGACGATGCACCGGTGCGTGAGCGCCACTAA
- a CDS encoding M14-type cytosolic carboxypeptidase, translated as MAISITSDFDGGNIEVLSGEGASWDLAIRPDNGSHYYQWFHFRVDGAAGVPLELRLTNAGGSAYTGGWENYRARVSSDHADWLQTETAYADGVLTIRHTPLTDTVWFAYFAPFQSERHRAFVAEIAAKEGVSHTVLGQTLDGRDFDLFTLGTGMKRVWLYARQHPGETMAEWWMEGTIAFLTGDDPVAVKLREAATFYIVPNMNPDGSARGHLRTNAVGTDLNREWAGPTPERSPEILYVLKAMDTSGVDFAIDVHGDEAIPHVFMAGFEGTPSWTEARGALYASYLDRLKARTSDFQTTYGYDIPPPGAANLKVSTNAVAERFNAIAMTLEMPFKDHDDAPDSLRGWSIERSRALGVSCLVALADIIDSLPRK; from the coding sequence ATGGCCATCAGCATCACGTCCGATTTCGATGGGGGCAATATCGAGGTTTTAAGCGGCGAGGGCGCCAGTTGGGATCTGGCGATACGGCCGGATAACGGTTCGCACTATTACCAGTGGTTCCATTTTCGCGTTGATGGCGCCGCCGGCGTGCCGCTGGAGCTGCGCCTCACCAATGCCGGCGGCTCGGCCTATACCGGCGGCTGGGAAAACTACCGCGCGCGCGTCAGCAGCGATCATGCCGACTGGCTCCAGACCGAAACCGCTTATGCCGATGGCGTGCTGACCATCCGCCACACGCCCCTGACCGATACGGTATGGTTCGCCTATTTCGCACCGTTTCAAAGCGAACGCCACCGCGCTTTCGTGGCCGAAATCGCCGCCAAAGAAGGCGTGTCGCACACCGTGCTAGGCCAGACGCTGGATGGCCGCGACTTCGATCTTTTCACCCTCGGCACGGGCATGAAGCGCGTCTGGCTCTATGCCCGTCAGCATCCCGGCGAAACCATGGCCGAATGGTGGATGGAGGGCACCATCGCCTTCCTGACCGGTGATGATCCCGTGGCAGTGAAGCTGCGCGAGGCGGCCACCTTCTACATCGTACCCAATATGAACCCCGATGGCAGCGCGCGCGGCCATCTGCGCACCAATGCGGTCGGCACCGATCTCAACCGCGAATGGGCCGGCCCCACGCCGGAGCGTAGCCCCGAAATTCTCTATGTGCTCAAGGCTATGGATACCAGCGGCGTCGATTTCGCCATCGATGTGCATGGCGACGAGGCTATCCCGCACGTTTTCATGGCGGGTTTCGAGGGCACGCCGTCGTGGACCGAGGCGCGCGGCGCGCTCTACGCATCCTATCTCGACCGCCTGAAAGCCCGCACGTCCGATTTCCAGACGACCTATGGTTACGATATTCCCCCCCCCGGTGCGGCCAATCTGAAGGTCTCGACCAATGCCGTGGCGGAGCGTTTCAACGCCATCGCCATGACGCTGGAAATGCCGTTCAAGGATCACGACGATGCGCCCGACAGCTTACGCGGCTGGTCGATCGAACGTTCGCGGGCGCTTGGCGTGTCGTGCCTCGTCGCGCTGGCCGATATCATCGACAGTTTGCCGCGAAAGTGA
- a CDS encoding MetQ/NlpA family ABC transporter substrate-binding protein: protein MLSRRLFVLSALAVSACAKPAAKANVLTVAATAVPHAEILKAVQPDLAAKGIDLQIKVFNDYVQPNMQVEQKLIDANYFQTLPYLQAFNSEHGTHLLPIVGVHVEPFGAYSRKVKAIADLKNGAVIALPNDPTNTGRALILLHKNGLITLKDPNDIAATPKDIVANPKTFVFKELESPSLPRVLGEVDMALINTNYALDAKLDPQKDALIIEGPDSPYLNYLVARPDNKDDVRITALAEALTSQKVRDFIAGTYHGAVIAAKGA, encoded by the coding sequence ATGTTGTCTCGTCGTCTGTTCGTGTTGTCGGCCCTGGCGGTTTCGGCCTGCGCCAAACCCGCTGCGAAGGCCAATGTCCTGACCGTGGCCGCCACCGCCGTGCCGCACGCTGAAATCCTGAAAGCGGTGCAGCCCGATCTGGCCGCCAAGGGCATCGACCTGCAGATCAAGGTGTTCAATGATTACGTCCAGCCCAATATGCAGGTTGAGCAAAAGCTGATCGACGCCAACTATTTCCAGACCCTGCCGTATCTTCAGGCCTTCAATTCCGAGCACGGCACCCATCTGCTGCCGATCGTGGGCGTCCATGTCGAGCCGTTTGGCGCCTATTCGCGCAAGGTCAAGGCCATCGCCGACCTGAAAAATGGCGCGGTCATTGCCCTGCCGAACGACCCGACCAATACCGGCCGCGCCCTCATCCTGCTGCACAAGAACGGCCTGATCACGCTGAAAGACCCCAACGATATCGCCGCCACGCCAAAGGATATCGTCGCCAATCCGAAGACCTTCGTCTTCAAGGAACTGGAATCGCCGTCGCTGCCGCGCGTGCTGGGCGAGGTCGATATGGCCCTGATCAACACCAACTACGCGCTTGACGCCAAGCTCGATCCGCAAAAGGATGCCCTGATCATCGAAGGGCCGGACAGCCCCTATCTCAACTATCTCGTCGCCCGTCCGGACAACAAGGACGACGTCCGCATCACGGCGCTGGCCGAGGCCCTGACGTCGCAAAAGGTGCGTGATTTCATCGCTGGCACCTATCACGGAGCGGTTATCGCCGCCAAGGGAGCCTGA